The proteins below are encoded in one region of Girardinichthys multiradiatus isolate DD_20200921_A chromosome 19, DD_fGirMul_XY1, whole genome shotgun sequence:
- the crlf1a gene encoding cytokine receptor-like factor 1a isoform X2, translating into MKAALEFCLVLLTLHSPGVLSLSTHVAIVYPQDPVLRMGSNLTASCWIHPDLGLHANSLFWTLNGQQLPGSLYKVLSPTNLSLTLVGLNASRQTSGDNLVCHNHKGHILAGSCLYVGMPPEKPVNLTCWSRNTKDLTCSWAPGGRGETNISTQYRLKYKLRWYGTEKECEDYSHMQPYSCSITQDLHLFTPYEIWVEASNRLGRATSDIIILDILDVVTTDPPSGVTVNRVGQLEDQLSVRWEAPPALKDFLFKAKYQIRYRLEESQDWKVMNDVGNQTSCRLAGLRPGTVYFVQVRCNPVGIYGSRKAGIWSEWSHPTAASTPHSERLMSCDSKSSGDSNSTLRRELKQFLGWVKKHAYGCSSMSMKLYDQWRVDMQKSPKTRNQVGSPRG; encoded by the exons ATGTAGCAATTGTTTACCCCCAGGACCCTGTGCTTCGCATGGGGTCCAACCTGACCGCCAGCTGCTGGATCCACCCTGACCTCGGGCTCCACGCCAACTCTCTTTTCTGGACACTGAACGGTCAGCAGCTTCCCGGCTCCCTTTACAAAGTACTGAGCCCGACCAACCTGAGCCTGACGCTGGTCGGGCTCAACGCCTCCAGGCAAACTTCCGGCGACAACCTGGTCTGCCACAACCACAAGGGACACATATTAGCAGGCTCCTGTCTGTACGTTGGGA TGCCTCCAGAGAAACCGGTCAATCTGACCTGCTGGTCCCGGAACACCAAAGACCTGACGTGCAGCTGGGCccctggaggaagaggagagactAATATCAGCACACAGTACAGGCTTAAGTACAAACTCAG ATGGTACGGTACCGAGAAGGAGTGTGAGGACTACAGCCACATGCAGCCGTATTCTTGCAGCATCACCCAGGACCTGCACCTCTTCACGCCGTATGAGATCTGGGTGGAGGCCTCCAACCGGCTGGGCCGGGCTACCTCCGATATCATCATCCTTGACATCCTAGATGTGG TGACCACAGACCCTCCGTCAGGTGTGACCGTCAATCGCGTTGGCCAGTTGGAGGACCAGCTTAGTGTTCGCTGGGAGGCACCACCGGCTTTGAAAGACTTCCTGTTTAAGGCTAAATACCAGATCCGCTACAGGCTGGAGGAGAGTCAAGACTGGAAG GTGATGAATGATGTCGGAAATCAGACGTCGTGCAGACTGGCAGGGCTGAGACCAGGAACGGTATATTTTGTCCAG GTTCGGTGTAACCCCGTGGGTATCTACGGCTCTCGCAAAGCTGGGATCTGGAGTGAGTGGAGCCACCCCACAGCTGCTTCCACACCCCACAGTG AGCGACTGATGTCCTGTGACTCAAAGTCCAGCGGTGACTCCAACTCCACCCTGCGGCGGGAGCTGAAGCAGTTTCTCGGCTGGGTGAAGAAGCACGCCTACGGCTGCAGCAGCATGTCCATGAAGCTGTACGACCAGTGGAGGGTGGATATGCAGAAATCGCCAAAAACACGCAACCAGGTAG GTTCTCCAAGGGGATAA
- the crlf1a gene encoding cytokine receptor-like factor 1a isoform X1: MKAALEFCLVLLTLHSPGVLSLSTHVAIVYPQDPVLRMGSNLTASCWIHPDLGLHANSLFWTLNGQQLPGSLYKVLSPTNLSLTLVGLNASRQTSGDNLVCHNHKGHILAGSCLYVGMPPEKPVNLTCWSRNTKDLTCSWAPGGRGETNISTQYRLKYKLRWYGTEKECEDYSHMQPYSCSITQDLHLFTPYEIWVEASNRLGRATSDIIILDILDVVTTDPPSGVTVNRVGQLEDQLSVRWEAPPALKDFLFKAKYQIRYRLEESQDWKVMNDVGNQTSCRLAGLRPGTVYFVQVRCNPVGIYGSRKAGIWSEWSHPTAASTPHSERLMSCDSKSSGDSNSTLRRELKQFLGWVKKHAYGCSSMSMKLYDQWRVDMQKSPKTRNQVLQGDKS; the protein is encoded by the exons ATGTAGCAATTGTTTACCCCCAGGACCCTGTGCTTCGCATGGGGTCCAACCTGACCGCCAGCTGCTGGATCCACCCTGACCTCGGGCTCCACGCCAACTCTCTTTTCTGGACACTGAACGGTCAGCAGCTTCCCGGCTCCCTTTACAAAGTACTGAGCCCGACCAACCTGAGCCTGACGCTGGTCGGGCTCAACGCCTCCAGGCAAACTTCCGGCGACAACCTGGTCTGCCACAACCACAAGGGACACATATTAGCAGGCTCCTGTCTGTACGTTGGGA TGCCTCCAGAGAAACCGGTCAATCTGACCTGCTGGTCCCGGAACACCAAAGACCTGACGTGCAGCTGGGCccctggaggaagaggagagactAATATCAGCACACAGTACAGGCTTAAGTACAAACTCAG ATGGTACGGTACCGAGAAGGAGTGTGAGGACTACAGCCACATGCAGCCGTATTCTTGCAGCATCACCCAGGACCTGCACCTCTTCACGCCGTATGAGATCTGGGTGGAGGCCTCCAACCGGCTGGGCCGGGCTACCTCCGATATCATCATCCTTGACATCCTAGATGTGG TGACCACAGACCCTCCGTCAGGTGTGACCGTCAATCGCGTTGGCCAGTTGGAGGACCAGCTTAGTGTTCGCTGGGAGGCACCACCGGCTTTGAAAGACTTCCTGTTTAAGGCTAAATACCAGATCCGCTACAGGCTGGAGGAGAGTCAAGACTGGAAG GTGATGAATGATGTCGGAAATCAGACGTCGTGCAGACTGGCAGGGCTGAGACCAGGAACGGTATATTTTGTCCAG GTTCGGTGTAACCCCGTGGGTATCTACGGCTCTCGCAAAGCTGGGATCTGGAGTGAGTGGAGCCACCCCACAGCTGCTTCCACACCCCACAGTG AGCGACTGATGTCCTGTGACTCAAAGTCCAGCGGTGACTCCAACTCCACCCTGCGGCGGGAGCTGAAGCAGTTTCTCGGCTGGGTGAAGAAGCACGCCTACGGCTGCAGCAGCATGTCCATGAAGCTGTACGACCAGTGGAGGGTGGATATGCAGAAATCGCCAAAAACACGCAACCAG GTTCTCCAAGGGGATAAGTCGTAG